From Pseudothermotoga thermarum DSM 5069, a single genomic window includes:
- a CDS encoding FGGY-family carbohydrate kinase produces MVATSGAVRKISKRPIIDPQRRTWCYILDEENWLPGSAINNAGIVMSWYVKNFYADLIDEKTDPYKLMEKWASKIPAGSLGLIFLPFLTGERGPYWNSAARGIVFGLALHHDRGHIAKAIVEGVAFRMKSIYEALCDVAGEPKQIIATGGLMKSDLWTQVCADVLGKTIHRINVEEASSFGAAIMAMKGVGAIKNYDEILSKAVKIVDSFEPIEENKKIYLELYEIYKDLYFKLQNNFRFIAQFQYNKAPSE; encoded by the coding sequence ATGGTTGCCACAAGTGGTGCTGTTAGAAAAATTTCAAAAAGACCAATAATTGATCCTCAAAGAAGAACGTGGTGTTACATCCTCGATGAAGAAAACTGGTTACCTGGTTCGGCAATTAACAACGCCGGAATAGTGATGAGTTGGTATGTGAAAAATTTCTACGCCGACTTGATAGACGAAAAAACCGACCCGTACAAACTCATGGAAAAATGGGCTTCAAAAATTCCAGCAGGTTCTTTAGGGTTGATCTTTCTTCCGTTTTTGACAGGTGAAAGGGGACCTTACTGGAATTCAGCTGCAAGAGGAATTGTTTTTGGCTTGGCGTTGCACCATGATAGAGGACATATTGCAAAAGCCATTGTTGAAGGTGTTGCCTTCAGAATGAAGAGCATATACGAAGCACTTTGCGATGTGGCAGGTGAACCAAAGCAGATCATAGCAACCGGTGGGTTGATGAAGTCAGATCTTTGGACACAAGTTTGTGCCGATGTACTTGGAAAAACCATTCATCGTATAAACGTTGAGGAAGCTTCTTCCTTTGGAGCAGCGATAATGGCTATGAAAGGAGTTGGCGCTATAAAGAATTATGATGAGATTCTTTCCAAGGCCGTCAAAATAGTCGATAGTTTCGAACCAATTGAGGAAAACAAAAAAATCTATTTGGAGCTTTACGAGATTTATAAGGACTTATACTTCAAACTTCAAAACAATTTTAGATTTATCGCCCAATTCCAATACAACAAAGCTCCTTCTGAATGA
- a CDS encoding MurR/RpiR family transcriptional regulator — MALLDVLQTIREKYNTFTKTEKKIADIILQNPRKILESSISDLAKMAGAKSEASVVKFYRKINLKSFQQFKVLLAQELSRAPLEIVYEDVSEKDDIQTITEKIFKATVRAILDTLNTINFSEIEKAARLVERASRIMFFGFAASAAVAHDAFHKFSRIGKDCIFSSDEHIMVTLLAVSKPDDLVVAISHTGESKGIVEVARKAKELKIPVIAITGNDKSSLAKLSTVVLKTNAKETKIRTDAMTSRIVQLVILDTIYTAVAAKNPQFVENLKKTKLAVSELKY; from the coding sequence GTGGCACTTTTGGATGTTCTACAAACAATAAGGGAAAAGTACAACACATTCACAAAAACTGAGAAAAAAATAGCGGATATTATCCTTCAAAATCCAAGGAAGATTTTGGAATCTTCTATAAGCGATTTAGCAAAGATGGCAGGAGCAAAAAGTGAAGCTTCGGTTGTTAAGTTCTATAGAAAAATAAACCTTAAAAGTTTTCAGCAGTTCAAAGTGCTTTTAGCTCAAGAACTTTCACGAGCCCCGCTTGAAATAGTCTATGAAGATGTAAGCGAAAAGGACGATATACAAACAATCACCGAGAAAATCTTTAAAGCAACTGTTCGAGCGATACTTGATACTTTGAATACGATAAACTTTTCCGAAATAGAAAAAGCAGCGAGGTTAGTTGAAAGAGCTTCAAGAATAATGTTCTTTGGTTTTGCAGCATCGGCTGCCGTCGCTCATGATGCCTTTCACAAGTTTTCAAGGATAGGTAAGGATTGTATTTTTTCATCAGATGAACACATTATGGTGACCTTACTGGCTGTTTCTAAACCAGATGATTTAGTTGTTGCCATTTCCCATACAGGCGAATCGAAAGGTATAGTGGAAGTAGCAAGAAAGGCAAAAGAGCTTAAGATACCAGTTATCGCCATAACTGGAAACGATAAATCAAGTCTTGCAAAACTTTCAACGGTAGTACTTAAAACAAACGCGAAAGAAACAAAGATCAGAACAGATGCAATGACGTCTAGAATTGTTCAACTTGTCATTTTGGATACGATCTATACAGCTGTTGCTGCAAAAAATCCACAGTTTGTCGAGAACCTCAAAAAGACAAAGCTTGCGGTGTCAGAGTTGAAGTATTGA
- the epsC gene encoding serine O-acetyltransferase EpsC, translating to MKRFFSYLKEEIENIKQKDPCVKSTLEVFLYPSFHAILWHRVAHKLYNHRFYFLARLISQLVRFFTGIEIHPGAKIGRRVFIDHGMGVVIGETAEVGDDVVIYHGVTLGARGNEKCIKRHPTIGKGVVIGAGAKILGPIVVGDYAKIGANAVVLQDVPPFATAVGIPAKVVKISNEKLVKTKEEDEGCRIITSYPPIPRF from the coding sequence ATGAAAAGGTTTTTCTCTTACTTGAAAGAGGAGATAGAAAATATAAAGCAAAAAGATCCGTGTGTGAAGAGTACTTTAGAAGTTTTTTTGTATCCTAGTTTTCACGCAATCCTTTGGCATAGAGTTGCACACAAACTTTACAACCATAGGTTTTATTTTCTTGCAAGACTTATATCGCAATTGGTTCGCTTTTTCACAGGAATAGAGATACATCCAGGTGCCAAAATTGGAAGAAGGGTTTTTATAGACCATGGTATGGGTGTTGTTATAGGTGAGACAGCAGAAGTGGGAGATGACGTCGTTATATACCATGGAGTAACACTTGGTGCTCGTGGTAACGAAAAATGCATAAAAAGACATCCTACCATAGGTAAAGGCGTTGTAATAGGAGCTGGGGCAAAGATACTTGGACCGATTGTGGTTGGAGATTATGCAAAAATAGGAGCAAACGCCGTTGTATTGCAAGATGTTCCACCATTTGCAACTGCGGTAGGAATACCTGCAAAGGTTGTAAAGATTTCAAACGAAAAATTAGTCAAAACAAAAGAGGAGGATGAGGGGTGTAGGATTATAACTTCGTATCCCCCTATCCCCCGTTTTTGA
- the rd gene encoding rubredoxin, with the protein MQKYRCIICGYVYDPAQGDPDGDIEPGTPFEELPEDWVCPVCGASKEDFEPVEE; encoded by the coding sequence ATGCAAAAGTACAGATGTATCATCTGCGGGTATGTTTACGATCCAGCACAAGGTGATCCAGACGGTGATATAGAACCAGGAACACCATTTGAAGAACTTCCAGAAGATTGGGTTTGCCCAGTGTGCGGCGCTTCGAAAGAAGACTTTGAACCAGTTGAAGAATAA
- a CDS encoding rubrerythrin family protein, which produces MREMTKKFLEDAFAGESMAHMKYLIFAEEAEKKGLTNLAKLFKAIAYAEFVHARNHYTVLGKVGGMPDNIQQCINGENFEVNEMYPVYKETAKMQNENDAVRSTHYALEAEKIHEVMYRKAKQLVEEGKDYPEVKIYICSICGHTVEGSAPEKCPVCGSSREKYVEF; this is translated from the coding sequence GTGAGAGAAATGACAAAAAAATTCCTTGAAGATGCCTTTGCTGGTGAAAGCATGGCACACATGAAATATTTAATCTTTGCAGAAGAAGCAGAGAAAAAAGGTTTAACCAATTTGGCAAAACTTTTCAAAGCAATTGCTTACGCTGAATTTGTGCATGCCAGAAACCACTACACCGTTCTTGGAAAAGTCGGTGGAATGCCTGATAACATTCAACAGTGTATAAACGGTGAAAACTTTGAGGTCAACGAGATGTACCCAGTTTACAAGGAAACTGCTAAAATGCAAAATGAAAATGATGCGGTTAGAAGCACTCATTACGCTTTGGAAGCAGAGAAGATACACGAAGTAATGTACAGAAAGGCAAAACAACTTGTCGAGGAAGGAAAGGATTATCCAGAGGTTAAGATTTACATATGCAGCATTTGTGGTCATACAGTTGAAGGTTCTGCGCCTGAAAAATGTCCTGTTTGTGGCTCATCCAGGGAAAAGTACGTTGAATTTTGA
- a CDS encoding alkaline phosphatase family protein: MELELLDSVHYKPSYQRYSLVNVSNAILKHFGCETLHPAYPFEEFLPGILDGVKKILIFLIDALGYHSLEKVASKEIILNNVNILKATSVFPTTTSSSLSSLLTGCTPIEHGMLGYVLYLKEVGGLVNMIELSSPTLGKLPSSVPPKSLMFSETIFEKLTRVGTRCFVLTSKTIRGSGFSNLTHAGASVKSYQSFGDLIQELAEIIEIDGNVFGFVYWGLLDSIGHKKGADSKAFETELYWLLKMCDKEVFPLLKGDTMLIIMGDHGQIVTPWQNEIWWSWKDPVARHFWMAPGGEMRMMHIYTKHPEEVIEYLQSEYNDKASFYTKQQAVELGLFGFGEIKQEALDRIGDVVLIAKGNYSFYFKLTGREESLKSKHGALSLEELLIPLIIFRR, translated from the coding sequence GTGGAACTTGAATTACTCGATTCTGTGCATTACAAACCGAGTTATCAGCGCTATTCTTTGGTGAACGTTTCAAACGCTATATTGAAGCACTTTGGGTGTGAAACTTTGCATCCAGCGTATCCATTTGAGGAGTTTTTGCCCGGTATACTTGATGGTGTGAAAAAAATTTTGATATTTCTCATAGACGCACTTGGTTATCACAGTCTTGAAAAAGTAGCAAGCAAAGAAATTATCTTGAATAATGTGAATATCTTGAAAGCTACTTCGGTTTTTCCAACAACCACAAGTAGTTCCCTGTCTTCTCTTTTAACCGGTTGTACACCCATAGAACACGGTATGCTTGGGTATGTTTTGTACCTCAAAGAAGTCGGCGGTTTGGTTAACATGATAGAACTTTCCTCGCCAACTTTGGGAAAACTCCCTTCAAGTGTTCCACCAAAGTCTTTGATGTTCAGTGAGACAATTTTTGAGAAATTGACAAGAGTTGGAACAAGATGCTTTGTTTTGACATCCAAAACGATAAGAGGCTCTGGGTTTTCAAACCTTACACACGCCGGCGCCTCTGTTAAAAGCTATCAAAGCTTTGGGGATTTGATTCAAGAGTTGGCGGAAATAATAGAGATCGACGGAAATGTTTTTGGTTTTGTATATTGGGGTTTGCTCGATTCTATTGGTCACAAAAAAGGAGCTGATTCGAAAGCTTTTGAGACAGAGCTTTATTGGCTTTTGAAGATGTGTGATAAAGAGGTTTTTCCTCTTTTAAAAGGTGATACTATGCTTATCATAATGGGGGATCACGGTCAGATAGTGACTCCTTGGCAAAACGAAATTTGGTGGTCTTGGAAAGATCCCGTGGCAAGACATTTTTGGATGGCACCAGGTGGAGAAATGCGTATGATGCACATATATACAAAACACCCAGAAGAGGTGATAGAATATCTTCAAAGCGAATACAACGACAAGGCGAGTTTTTACACCAAACAACAAGCTGTTGAACTTGGACTTTTTGGCTTTGGTGAAATCAAACAAGAAGCTTTGGATAGAATAGGCGATGTGGTCCTTATAGCAAAGGGAAATTATTCATTTTATTTTAAGTTGACTGGAAGAGAGGAAAGTTTAAAGTCAAAGCATGGTGCTTTGAGTTTGGAAGAACTTTTGATCCCACTGATAATCTTCAGGAGGTGA
- a CDS encoding ribonuclease H-like YkuK family protein has product MKKIIDGFVGGEPFKIFIGTDSDGNQDFVVFATALVVYKVGVGGIYFYKLKREKKYHDIYSRLFEEVHLSIEMANFVKQSLGLNHAEIHIDAGQDGESKEIISTLVGYVKGMGYNFKLKPWAFAASKIAHRHTK; this is encoded by the coding sequence ATGAAAAAGATCATCGATGGCTTTGTTGGAGGAGAACCATTTAAGATTTTTATTGGAACAGATAGCGATGGAAATCAAGATTTTGTTGTCTTTGCAACAGCTTTGGTTGTGTACAAGGTTGGAGTTGGGGGTATTTACTTTTACAAACTCAAAAGGGAAAAAAAGTACCACGACATTTATTCAAGATTGTTTGAAGAAGTTCATTTGAGCATAGAAATGGCTAACTTTGTAAAGCAATCACTAGGGCTCAATCATGCGGAGATACACATAGACGCAGGACAAGATGGTGAAAGCAAAGAAATTATTTCCACTTTGGTTGGTTATGTGAAAGGAATGGGATACAATTTCAAATTAAAACCTTGGGCGTTCGCGGCTTCGAAGATAGCTCACAGACACACCAAATGA
- the rlmB gene encoding 23S rRNA (guanosine(2251)-2'-O)-methyltransferase RlmB — MIVYGKSVLDEVLRTRYPVRKIYLSEEKAKKFALLEQQLKKLGYPYEYTSKKNLEKLCQEEKNQGIAIDLDFKYSDESALTGNLIVMLDHITDPHNFGAIIRTAVGAGVNAIVIPKDRSVKVTPAVVKVSAGTVLRMPIVIVTNLVQTIEKLKKKGYWIYGADVGGKNLYEEKFTAPICVVFGNEGEGLSRLVKESCDQLIAIPMKSSIDSLNVAVSAGIILFEIARQIG, encoded by the coding sequence ATGATAGTCTACGGCAAGAGCGTGCTGGATGAAGTTTTGAGAACAAGATATCCAGTTAGAAAGATATATCTTTCCGAAGAAAAGGCGAAGAAGTTTGCTCTGCTTGAACAACAGCTGAAGAAGCTCGGCTATCCTTACGAGTACACATCCAAAAAGAATCTTGAAAAATTGTGTCAAGAGGAAAAGAACCAAGGAATAGCGATAGATTTAGATTTCAAATACAGCGATGAATCAGCTTTGACCGGAAATTTGATAGTTATGCTCGATCATATCACAGATCCTCACAATTTTGGTGCCATAATAAGAACAGCCGTCGGAGCCGGTGTAAACGCCATAGTTATACCTAAAGACAGATCCGTTAAAGTCACACCAGCCGTTGTGAAGGTTTCGGCCGGAACAGTTCTAAGAATGCCGATAGTCATCGTCACCAACCTTGTTCAAACAATTGAAAAGCTTAAGAAAAAAGGCTACTGGATCTACGGTGCCGATGTAGGTGGTAAAAACCTGTACGAAGAAAAGTTTACAGCACCGATTTGCGTAGTCTTTGGTAACGAAGGGGAAGGGCTCAGCAGATTGGTTAAAGAAAGTTGCGATCAATTGATCGCGATACCCATGAAATCGTCGATAGATTCTTTGAACGTAGCGGTAAGCGCAGGAATAATACTTTTCGAGATAGCAAGACAAATAGGTTGA
- a CDS encoding Mini-ribonuclease 3: MEVKKLDPKFYPISTLAYIGDAVCSLYCRIENVKYVNVSTIHQKVTQQVSRDGQAKGFERILDLLSEDELSVAKRAFNSKAAKRHGNDLFYRKSTAFEAVIGYLYLAGKTERMYYLLKIAFGEMDDDSLRQERAG; this comes from the coding sequence ATGGAGGTGAAAAAACTGGATCCTAAGTTTTACCCGATTTCAACTTTGGCTTACATAGGAGATGCCGTTTGCTCTTTGTACTGTCGAATCGAGAACGTAAAGTACGTGAACGTATCAACGATACATCAAAAAGTAACACAGCAAGTTTCTAGAGATGGTCAAGCTAAAGGTTTTGAGCGAATTTTGGACTTGCTTTCAGAAGATGAACTAAGCGTTGCAAAAAGGGCTTTCAACAGCAAAGCTGCCAAAAGGCACGGAAACGATCTTTTCTACAGAAAAAGCACAGCTTTCGAAGCGGTTATAGGTTATTTGTACTTGGCAGGAAAAACGGAGAGAATGTACTATCTTTTGAAAATAGCTTTTGGAGAGATGGACGATGATAGTCTACGGCAAGAGCGTGCTGGATGA
- a CDS encoding flagellar export protein FliJ — protein sequence MTVFKFRLEKILQLKLLQENQIKQLLSGIKAKLRAVEEEISSMEEEISKIQQDVVENCKQGMTGYQLQQWKLMIDLMSLILEEKRKELQKIKEEEERLKEEFLNTMRERKILEKLKLRRFQAFVQKLDRINRLYLDEVALRRYLYGGEKTGS from the coding sequence ATGACTGTGTTCAAATTCAGGCTTGAAAAGATTCTTCAATTGAAACTTTTGCAGGAAAATCAAATAAAACAATTGCTTTCAGGTATAAAAGCAAAACTTCGAGCTGTTGAGGAAGAAATTTCCTCAATGGAAGAAGAAATTTCAAAAATTCAACAAGATGTTGTTGAAAATTGCAAGCAAGGTATGACCGGATACCAACTTCAACAATGGAAATTGATGATCGATTTAATGAGTTTGATTTTGGAAGAAAAAAGGAAAGAACTTCAGAAAATCAAAGAGGAAGAAGAAAGGCTCAAAGAAGAATTTTTGAATACCATGAGAGAAAGGAAAATCTTGGAAAAATTGAAACTTAGAAGGTTCCAAGCTTTTGTTCAAAAACTTGATAGAATCAACAGACTTTACCTCGACGAAGTGGCCTTGAGAAGATATCTGTATGGAGGTGAAAAAACTGGATCCTAA
- the minC gene encoding septum site-determining protein MinC codes for MIDFKMTKEGLILLVRDYESLEEVLEQLGVRISQMSGFFAKGDKIMLMIENSEKHAPDMPKIVAAIRNSGLEISQILVGSAVGENVNVSGRMKMVEEGDTKSGTKVVKKNLRSGQALVHPGDVIVVGNVHAGAEIMAGGSIAVFGHVKGILRAGLNEGEQAIIAVLSMQPTLIQIAGHILREVGSYDEPVVAYVKDNRVVIDKVKDVKFG; via the coding sequence CTGATAGATTTCAAGATGACAAAAGAGGGTTTGATTCTTTTGGTTAGGGATTACGAAAGTTTGGAGGAAGTTTTAGAGCAACTTGGCGTGAGAATATCACAAATGAGTGGTTTTTTTGCAAAAGGCGATAAGATCATGTTGATGATCGAAAACAGCGAAAAGCATGCGCCGGATATGCCAAAGATCGTAGCTGCGATACGAAACAGCGGTTTGGAAATTTCTCAGATCCTCGTAGGCTCAGCAGTTGGTGAAAATGTCAACGTGAGCGGCAGAATGAAAATGGTTGAAGAAGGTGACACAAAATCTGGAACGAAAGTTGTAAAGAAGAATTTAAGAAGTGGACAAGCACTCGTTCATCCTGGTGATGTGATCGTCGTGGGAAACGTCCACGCTGGTGCCGAAATAATGGCAGGGGGATCAATAGCGGTTTTCGGACATGTGAAAGGAATTCTCAGGGCTGGTTTGAACGAAGGCGAGCAAGCCATAATAGCTGTTTTGTCGATGCAACCTACGTTGATTCAGATTGCAGGACACATTCTAAGAGAAGTTGGAAGCTATGACGAACCAGTTGTTGCTTACGTTAAAGACAATCGGGTTGTCATCGATAAAGTTAAAGATGTAAAATTTGGCTAG
- a CDS encoding M20/M25/M40 family metallo-hydrolase, giving the protein MDTKMLLMELTKVDGPSGYEDEVISLIEEKIKPFVDEVWRNKVGTLVAFKKGEGKEKLGIFAHVDEVGFVITKVEPDGFARLETIGGVDPKVLFAQRIKIFTSKGIATGVVGVLPPHLQKEEHRKSVPSYDKIFVDLSCSPLATHVKVGNVCVVESEPVELNGKLSAKALDDRAGCAALILAAEMLQRIKNKSDVYFIFSSQEEVAGPGAVSIAYELELQKAIVVDVTHANEKVPQFPTIKLSEGPALCVGPTVDREFFSAIRELAEKNGVRIQIEPSPGRSGTDTDEIQLTKTGVKTMLVSIPLMYMHTPVEVVDPKDVEETARLLALATTI; this is encoded by the coding sequence TTGGATACAAAGATGTTGTTGATGGAACTGACAAAAGTCGATGGACCTTCAGGTTATGAAGATGAAGTGATTTCGCTCATCGAAGAAAAGATAAAACCTTTTGTTGACGAAGTTTGGAGAAACAAAGTTGGTACATTGGTTGCCTTTAAAAAAGGAGAAGGAAAGGAAAAACTTGGAATATTTGCGCATGTGGATGAAGTGGGTTTTGTGATAACGAAGGTCGAGCCTGATGGGTTTGCAAGGCTTGAAACGATTGGTGGTGTTGATCCAAAGGTTCTTTTTGCCCAAAGGATAAAGATTTTTACTTCAAAAGGAATAGCAACGGGTGTTGTGGGCGTTTTGCCTCCACATTTGCAAAAAGAGGAGCACAGAAAATCCGTTCCAAGCTACGACAAAATTTTTGTTGATCTTTCCTGCAGCCCTTTGGCGACTCATGTAAAAGTAGGGAATGTTTGCGTTGTGGAAAGTGAACCAGTTGAACTAAACGGTAAACTGTCCGCGAAGGCTTTGGACGATCGTGCGGGCTGCGCCGCCTTGATACTGGCTGCCGAAATGCTTCAAAGGATTAAAAACAAATCGGATGTTTATTTCATATTCTCCAGTCAAGAAGAAGTTGCAGGACCTGGGGCGGTTTCAATTGCTTACGAGCTAGAACTTCAAAAGGCCATAGTGGTTGACGTCACTCATGCCAACGAAAAGGTACCACAGTTCCCAACTATAAAGCTTTCAGAAGGACCAGCCCTCTGCGTTGGCCCTACGGTGGATAGAGAATTTTTCAGCGCCATTCGCGAGCTTGCTGAAAAGAACGGTGTGCGAATTCAAATAGAACCATCGCCAGGTAGATCCGGAACTGATACAGATGAAATACAGCTGACAAAAACAGGTGTTAAAACCATGCTTGTTTCAATACCGTTGATGTACATGCACACACCAGTGGAAGTTGTTGACCCAAAAGATGTGGAAGAAACAGCGAGACTTTTGGCACTTGCAACGACAATTTAA
- a CDS encoding M42 family metallopeptidase: MYLKELSELDGVSGNEKAVRDYIASQIKDKVDEFKIDVLGNLIALKKGTKSRRKILLAAHMDEVGFMVTNIEEDGTLSFAPVGGVEPQVVIGKKVRIEGKINGVIGYKAIHLQKKEQLLNPPTYEQLRIYIGAKSKDEASKLVKIGDYVAFATKYLQENDRATGKAFDDRVGCSVLMDIIDKKERYEDDVYFAFLVQEETGLRGSAVVVEQIFPDIAIVIEGTTAGDDPELPSYQWATHLGDGPAITFMHRGYVVSRKIYEAILSVARKYGIKHQEKRRTAGGTDARRFATTAYGVPSGVISVPARYIHSPICMIDLKDYENTVLLVQKILQEGEEFAK; encoded by the coding sequence TTGTACTTGAAAGAATTGTCGGAACTCGATGGTGTTTCCGGTAACGAAAAGGCTGTAAGAGATTACATAGCAAGTCAAATCAAAGACAAAGTCGATGAGTTTAAAATCGATGTTCTTGGAAATTTGATAGCTTTAAAGAAGGGTACGAAATCAAGAAGAAAAATTCTACTTGCGGCGCATATGGATGAAGTTGGATTCATGGTCACAAACATTGAAGAAGATGGAACTTTGTCTTTTGCACCCGTTGGAGGAGTTGAACCACAGGTTGTGATAGGCAAAAAGGTTCGAATAGAGGGAAAAATCAATGGGGTGATAGGCTACAAAGCGATACATTTACAGAAAAAAGAACAATTGCTCAATCCACCAACTTATGAACAGCTCAGAATTTACATTGGTGCAAAGTCAAAAGATGAAGCATCCAAACTGGTGAAAATCGGTGATTATGTGGCTTTCGCAACAAAATATCTTCAGGAGAACGACAGAGCCACAGGAAAGGCTTTCGACGACAGGGTTGGTTGCTCCGTTCTCATGGATATAATCGATAAAAAAGAAAGGTATGAAGACGACGTTTACTTTGCCTTTTTGGTTCAAGAGGAAACTGGGCTTCGTGGTAGCGCAGTTGTGGTGGAACAGATCTTTCCAGATATCGCAATAGTGATTGAAGGTACAACTGCAGGTGATGATCCAGAACTTCCAAGTTATCAATGGGCAACGCACTTGGGAGATGGACCTGCCATAACTTTCATGCACAGAGGTTATGTGGTGAGCAGAAAAATCTACGAAGCCATTCTGTCAGTTGCAAGAAAGTACGGTATAAAACATCAAGAAAAACGAAGGACTGCTGGTGGAACTGATGCCAGAAGGTTTGCCACAACTGCCTATGGTGTTCCTTCGGGTGTAATTTCAGTACCTGCCAGATACATTCACAGCCCGATTTGCATGATAGATTTAAAGGATTATGAAAATACAGTTTTATTGGTTCAAAAAATACTTCAGGAAGGGGAGGAATTCGCAAAATGA
- a CDS encoding M42 family metallopeptidase: MIDLVKKLTEAYGPSGREEEVLNLILSELDGYIDGYKFDNLGNLLVWKTGSSGKKVLLDAHADEIGLVVTNIDEKGFLRVETVGGVPPHPYVGQRIRFPNAVGIVYVEGETVEERKKNFSNLNFDNMFVDIGAKSYEEAKSKVPIGSFGVYDSYFFQNGNLLVSKAMDDRIGCAVIVEVFRRLKKVQNTVIGSFSVQEEVGLVGASVAAYSLNPDVCIAVDVTDSADYPKATKRHSMALGKGPAIKIKDRASISNRKIVEKLIETAEASKIPYQMEVLIFGGTNAAALQRTRAGIPAATVSIPTRYVHTPSETVCLDDVEHTVELLIEYSQKGV, encoded by the coding sequence ATGATAGATCTTGTGAAAAAACTTACAGAAGCTTATGGGCCAAGTGGAAGGGAAGAAGAAGTTTTAAATCTCATATTGAGTGAACTTGACGGTTACATCGACGGTTACAAGTTCGATAACCTTGGTAACTTGCTTGTCTGGAAAACAGGTTCAAGCGGTAAAAAAGTTTTGTTGGATGCGCATGCCGATGAAATTGGACTAGTTGTTACAAACATCGACGAAAAAGGTTTTTTACGCGTTGAAACGGTTGGAGGTGTTCCACCACATCCGTATGTTGGACAGAGGATAAGATTTCCAAACGCAGTTGGAATAGTCTACGTGGAAGGTGAAACTGTAGAGGAACGCAAGAAGAATTTTTCGAATTTAAACTTTGACAATATGTTTGTTGACATCGGTGCAAAAAGCTATGAGGAAGCGAAGTCAAAAGTACCAATTGGTTCTTTTGGAGTTTACGATTCTTATTTCTTCCAGAATGGAAACCTTCTTGTTTCAAAAGCCATGGATGATAGAATTGGTTGTGCAGTGATAGTAGAAGTCTTTAGAAGGCTTAAGAAGGTGCAAAACACTGTTATAGGGTCTTTCAGCGTACAAGAAGAGGTTGGTCTTGTTGGAGCATCTGTAGCGGCTTATTCTCTTAATCCAGATGTCTGTATAGCCGTGGACGTCACAGATTCTGCCGATTATCCGAAAGCAACCAAGAGACATTCTATGGCTTTGGGCAAGGGGCCAGCGATAAAGATCAAAGATCGTGCTTCCATAAGCAACAGGAAAATAGTCGAAAAATTGATCGAAACCGCGGAGGCTTCGAAGATACCTTACCAAATGGAAGTGTTAATCTTTGGTGGAACAAATGCAGCAGCTTTGCAGAGAACAAGGGCAGGCATTCCGGCGGCGACAGTTTCTATTCCAACAAGGTATGTTCACACCCCAAGTGAAACGGTGTGTTTAGACGATGTGGAACATACCGTTGAACTTTTGATCGAATATTCACAGAAGGGAGTGTAA
- a CDS encoding SPOR domain-containing protein, with product MARNQIKLTDIQARILAILIIVLSVGFVAFSLATFILVQTRRNVKVEVIELPPPRVETPSAELKTAEKIETVQAPVYKVEVFDYKKLLVESVEVVERGAVVSVYVVEPEDALKIIRGSNLPFLIHQYDDKTYTVCVLGDYKYSDLSPFRTLYGVLVFSTTNFEAALQRVIAFRSAGYSAYLMKFQREGRTWYSLVLGVFADLSSAETYNSKLNWNEVMKLAGSTRPGYVGRISP from the coding sequence GTGGCGAGGAATCAAATTAAATTGACGGATATTCAGGCTCGCATTCTTGCCATACTCATAATCGTTTTAAGCGTAGGCTTTGTAGCTTTTAGCTTGGCTACTTTCATACTTGTTCAAACGCGTCGAAATGTCAAAGTAGAGGTCATAGAACTTCCCCCGCCGCGTGTAGAAACTCCTTCAGCTGAACTTAAGACTGCCGAGAAAATCGAGACAGTTCAAGCACCTGTATACAAAGTGGAGGTTTTTGATTACAAAAAATTACTCGTAGAATCTGTTGAAGTAGTCGAGCGTGGCGCGGTTGTTTCTGTATACGTCGTAGAACCTGAAGATGCCTTAAAGATTATAAGAGGCTCCAACTTACCTTTTTTGATTCATCAATACGATGACAAAACTTACACTGTATGTGTTCTAGGCGATTACAAATATTCCGACTTGTCTCCATTTAGAACCTTGTACGGTGTGTTGGTCTTTTCAACCACAAATTTCGAAGCGGCATTGCAAAGAGTTATAGCTTTTAGAAGCGCTGGTTATTCGGCATACTTGATGAAATTTCAAAGGGAAGGAAGAACTTGGTATTCGCTTGTTTTGGGAGTGTTTGCAGACTTGAGTTCCGCTGAAACTTACAATTCAAAGCTGAATTGGAACGAAGTAATGAAACTTGCCGGTTCAACAAGGCCAGGGTATGTGGGGCGAATATCGCCGTGA